The DNA window TATGGTACTCAGGTTATGATGGTACTGATCTTTTGGTACTTATGGTACTGAAATGGTTGAAACCATGACACCTATGTTTTCATTAGACATTTTCACCAATATTTAATTTCATAGATGAAAGATATTTTGTCAAGCAATAATAATGTCCAGGAAGCATCTGGCCCTGGTCCTGCAGTATGTTGATGGCTCCTGGTACACTAAGCAGTAATAATTTGTTCATGTGGTTTATTACTTGGTAagaacattctctttttcttcattttccttgaagAGTAAACCTACATGCTGTTCATCCTGAAATAGTCTATCCAAATATTTGAGAGACTGTCAAATTTTCTGACCTCTGAGACATATTTATCTGACCCTTTATAGGGTTCAAGACAAGTTGGATAGATTAAGTTACTGAGGTTCACTGGACCTCATGTTCCACATTTGTTTTAGAGTGATTTTGGACCACTTTATTGCTAAAATCTAACAGTGTTCTTAACTTTTAGATTTGATGATTCTAGATAAATAGGATAAATGAGTGTCCCAGAGACCAATGGACAGGGGTTGATCAACATTATTAACTGTTGCATGGAATGAATAACAGAATGTAGGCTTCCTAAACTTTGTAATGTTACGGCTATTATGCACAGCACTTCactccaagaaacaaaaataatagagagATTCTATAGTCTATCTAGTGCCTATTTCATAGTCATTCCCTGCTTATATCATCTAGCTGATGAGTTGGCAACATGGTAGCAAGAAATCAAACAAGTGCTTCAGAATTCTTACTCCTGGGATTTTCCCAAGACTCAGTGCCTCAACCCCTTCTCTTTGGTCTGTACTTGTCCATGGACCTGGTCACCGTACTTGGGAACCTGCTCATCTTCTTGGCCATCAGCTGtgactcccacctccacacccccatgtacttcttcttCTCCAACTTGTCCTTTGCTGACATAAGTTTCTTCTCCACCATGGTCCCTAAGATGCTGATGAACATCCAAACACAGAGCAAATCCATCAGCTATGCAGGCTGCATCACCCAGATgtatttctttatggtttttgGAGGTATGGACACTTTTCTCCTCACTGGGATGGGCTATGACCGGCTTGTGGCCATCTGCCATCCCTTGCACTACCCAGTCATCATGAACCCACAGCTCTGTGGCCTCCTGGTTCTCATGTCCTGGTTCATCAGCTTGTCATACTCCCTGACCCAGAGTCTGTTGATACTACAGCTTTCCTTCTGCATCAACTGGGTAATTCCACTCTTTTACTGTGAACTTGCTAAGGCTCTCAGACTTGCCTGCCCAGACACATTGGTCAATCATGTCCTGCTATATATAGTAACTAGCCTTCTTGGTGTCATTCCCTTCTCTGGGATCCTTTTCTCCTATACCCTAATCACCTCCTCCATCCTGAGAATCCCATCAACTAATGGGAAGTACAATGCATTTTCTATCGGTGCATCTCACCTGTCTGTGGTTTCTTTATTCTATGGGACAGGCCTTGGTGTGTATCTCAGTTCTGATGCATCTTCCTGGAGGGGTATGATTGCCTCGGTGATGTACACTGTGGTTACCCCAATGCTGAACCCCATCGTCTACACTCTATTGAACAGGGACATCAGGAGGGCTCTACAAACAGTTTTGCAGAGAACAATCTATGTTCAGTGATATGAATGCTTATCCTGGGTTTTTTAACTGACAGGAACAGCAGCAGTGGTCTAAAAAAATTCTGCCTCTTGGTGACATTAAGTTTCACACCCATCCTTCATAAGTGACTTTGCTCAGAATTGCTTTGTGAGTCCCTTTTCTGAATGTATCTTAACCTCTTATGTTGACTGCTCTGTTATCCTCACTCCTactctccacatcccctccttTTACTTTCCTATTACTACACCTCAGCTTGGATTTCCAATCCAGTACCAATTTAAGTACCTAATCAGAATAGTTGCATGAGAATTATGAAATAGTGCATTTTATCAATAACTTTTGCTAGTTCCTTTACAGTAAAGGCTGCAGTAGGTGTCTAGAACACAGGAgtgaagtgggaaaaaaaatctttgccctcATAAAGCATAAATCCAGGATCTCAGTTTCTCTGATCACATTATAAGTCCAAACAGACTATATACACTAAaggataaattatttatttggttattagCAAGGTTGAACTTTTCTCCATATGCTTATTGAGAGCATTTCCAAACAACTCTGAGTTTGGGTTTCTAGACTCCTTCAGCTTTTCAGTGGGTGCCTGCTTCCCTACTGCCCCCAGGGagacactgaatgaatgaatgctcccattcctcttctttcatttatattacCCATTCCTGAGTTTAGTGTTGGGTTTGTAATTCAAAGAATATTATGGGCCATTTCAACTACCATGGAACTggttttaaattttctcaaataaatgttaTTAGTAACAACGTGTTCCACACTGAGTTCCTTGTGAAGCAGACAATTAGAAAACAATTAGCACACAGGATGTTTACCAGGCAGTGCTCCTGGAATCAACAACTGGTCAAGGGCAGATGTGTAGTTAGGAATTTGGCTTCCTCTAAAGAGAGAGTGTCCCAGCTCCCAGGGGTAACTTTTAAACACCTGAAATTTCCCAGTGATCTGGAGTGATTGACTATTTATGGAGGGCCTCATAGACCACAACTCATAGCTTAGGCTAATGAAATGGCTCAGGATGAGTGTTGGCCATGCCAAAGAGACCAGCCATGTGATGAAAAGGCTGGAGCTTTGGGGAAAGAGATATCAGCCCAGCCTTAGGTAGGAGGCTGGAAATTGAGCTCAGCCATATACACCATAATTCAAATAATTATATCTACATAGCAAAGCCTGAATAAAAATTTTGAACACTGGAACTCAGATGAACTACCTGATTGGTAACAGTCTTTGAGTATTGTCACTGATATCGACCCAGGAAAAGGTAATGGGTCTGAACTCCAAGGAAAGAAGACAACAAAAGCCTTCACATATGGGATGTTCTAGACCTTGTATTGTGTATATCTCCCTTTGGCTGAATctaatttgtatctttttgcTGTAATAAAACTGCAATCATAGTATACTGCTTCTTGAGTTCTATGAGCTATTCTAGTTCGTCATCAAATCTGAGGCAATCCTCTCAGTTTGAATCATTCTAGCAAATCATCGAATGTGAAAAAGTTTCCAAATTTGTATTCAACTGGTCTGATGTGAGAGTGGACCTAGAGACTCCTGAACTGGTGACTGCTGTGAGAGGGGAGGGCAATCTTGTTGTCTGGCAAATTCTTTACAACAAGGAAGAACACTGGAAAAAGTCAAGTCAAACTGAAATCTATCAAAGACCTCcaaactcagcagggagccctggagTTAAGATGATGTCTTAGAGTTAGCTGGAATTAGGGCAAAGGGTATAAATGTTTACCCCCGCCCCCAAATCAAACAGTTATCAGATGTGGTTTGCCCCAGGAAGGAGGCATGATCTTGCCAAGGCAGATCCCTACAGTGGTTGATTGCAGAGGGCTGAGAAACACCCAACATTTGAAGCAAGATGTCCCTTATTTCTGACAGGagatctttgttgtttttgttgttgttgttgttgtttaattttatatttcttttcagcataacagtattcattgtttttttaaatttattttttatttcttttcagcataacagtattcattgttttttttaatttattttttatttattttcagcataacagtattcattatttttgcaccacacccagtgttccatgcaatctgtgccctctttaatacccaccacctggttcccccaacctcccacccccctgccacttcaaacccctcagattgtttttcagagtccatagtctctcatggttcacctccccttccaatttcccccaactcccttctctctatatccccatgtcctccatgctatttgttatgctacacaaataagtgaaaccatataataattgactctctctgcttgatttatttcactcagcataatctctgctgttgttctttttaagattttatttatttatttgacagacaaatattacaagaagacagagaggcagacagagagaggaagggaagcaggcttccatctgagcagagatcctgatgtggggctagaacccaggaccctgggatgatgaccccagctgaaggcagatgctttaacacaatgagtcacccaagtgcccctgttgttgtttttaattgtggaaatattacataaaatttgcCACCTTAACCATTTTCAGTGTATAGATCAGTAGTAGTAAGTACATTCacaaccatcactaccatccatctctagaacttttctgTCCCATTAAACTGAAACTGTCCCATTAAACCCTAATGTCCCTTCTCCATCCCCCAGCTTCTGGCtcccaccattctactctctgtctctgtgatttTGACTACTATAGGCCTCTTACATACGTGGAAATATACAGTATTTGTGCTTTTGTGTCTAGTGATATAACTGGGGAGAAATTAGATGGAATAGGAAGGACAATCATCAGGAAAATTAGGATCACCTCTGTTCTGGTAGTAACTCTCCCATCTATTCCTTGGGAATTGTACACCCCAGTTTTCCTAGGGAAGTTCCAGGAAACTTGATAACTGTTTATTCAAACTCAATATTAATAGTGTCTCATTTCAGCTTCAGAGGGAAATTCAATAGTTATCCTATTCACCCAGAAATCTGATCAAGATGGGACTCTGAAAGGCctagttagttgagcatctgattctttatctcagcttgggtcttgatctcagggttgtgggttcaagccccatgttggactccatggtgggtgggaagcctactttaaaagaaatatgatcAAGATCATTAAGgcacaaaaatgtattaaatgttttGGACGTTAAGGTAGGATTTAGATCCTCCTAACAAATGGTGGTGAGTGGGGGTGTGGAATCAaagttacgctgaaaagaaataaaaataaataaaactgggggcattgcgttatctgatttcaagccttattacaaagctgtgatcaccaagacagcatggcactggcttaaaaacaaacacatagaccagtggaacatagtggagagcccagatatgcacCCTCAACTCTAAGGGCAAATAATCcttgacaaaacaagaaaaaatatccagtggaaaaaagacagtctcttcaataaatggtgctgggaaaactggacagctatatgtagaagaatgatactcgaccattctcttacacagtacacaaagataaactcaaaatggatgaaagacctcaacatgagacaggaatccatcagaatcctagagaagaacataggcagtaatctcttcaatatcagccacagcaacttatttcaagataagtctccaaaggccttttatccattttgagtttatctttgtgtatggtgtaagagattggtcgagcttcattcttctacaaacagctgtccagttttctcagcaccatttattgaagagactgtcttgtttccactgtatatttttacctgttttgtcaaagattaattgaccatagagttgatatCCAGGaactataatgaactcctcaaactcaacacacatgaaataggcaaacatatcaaaaaatgggcagaagatatgaacagacacttctccaatcaagacatacaaatggctatcagacacatgaaaaaatgttcatcatcactagccaccagggagatcaaattaaaaccacattgagatatcaccttacaccagttagaatggccaaaattagcaagacaggaaacaacatgtgttggagaggatgtggagaaaggggaaccctcttacactgttggtgggaatgcaatttggtgcagcctctctggaggacagtatggagattcctcaagaaattaaaagtagaacttccctatgaccctgcattgcactcctgggaatttaccccaaagatacagatgtcataaaaagaagggccatctgtaccccaatgtttatagcagcaatggccacagtcgccaaatggtggaaagaaccaagatgcccttcaatggacaaatggataaggaagatgtggtccatatacactatggagcattgtgcctccatcagaaaggatgaatacccaacttttgtagcaacatggacgggactggaagagattatgctgagtgaaataagtcaagcagacagagtcaattttcatatggtttcacttgtttgtggagcataacaaatagcatggaggacaaggggagttagagaagagaaggaaggactctgaaaatcaatctgaggattttgaagtggcggggggggaggctgggggaaccaggtggtgggtattagagagggcatggattgcatggagcactgggtcactgggtgtggtggaaaaacaaggaatactgttatgctgaaaataaaaataaataaataaataatttaaaaaaaagaatgtacatggggagttagagaggagaagggagttggggtaaattggaaggggaggtgaatcatgagagactatggactctgaaaaacaatctgagggttttgatggGGTacagggtgggaggttggggtaccagatggtgggtatgatagagggcacggattgcatggagcactgggtgtggtgaaaaaataatgaatactgttatgttgaaaattaataaaaaattaaaaaagaatgtatataagCTCCTTTATGGCTAAATAAATTGCTGTAGTGCtcataaaagataataataataataagggagTTAAtttttgctaagaaaaaaaaaggaaaataacatgcagcactggggtggctcagctgtttactGTttactctgcctttggctcaggtcatgatctccaggtcctgggatgaagccccacttGGGCTCCCACCTCTGCATTTTCCAGTTCTATGAACCCAGAAAGACTAAGACAAATGCTGATATTATAATATTCTGCTGATCATCCCCCACAGTGCCCTCTTGATGTCCTTATTCCTCAGGCTGTAGATGAAGGGGTTCAGCATAGGGGTGACAACAGTGTACATCACCGAGGCCACTGCACCcttctggagggagggggagatagATGAACTGAGGTACACTCCAAGGCCTGTTccataaaacaagcaaacaatcaACAGGTGGGAGCTACAGGTAGAAAAGGCTTTGTACTTCCCACCTGTGGATGGGATTCTCAGAATGGAGGAAACAATTCGTGTATAAGAACAAAAGATCCCTGAGAGGGGAACACCACCAAAGATAGCACCAATAAAATACATTAGTATGGTGTGGATGGAGATATCAGAGCAGGCAAGGTGGAAGAGTTGTGGTGCATCACAAAAGAAATGATGAATTTCCACATTTGTGCAGAAGGTGAGTTGGGACACCATCAAAAAATGAATCTGAGATTCCAAAAGGCTGCCAAAAACTGACATCAGGACCAACAAGCTACAGAAGCATGGGTTCATGATAACTGAATAGTTCAGTGGGTGACAAATGGCCACAAaccggtcataggccatcacagcCAGGAGCAGGTTGTCCAAACacccaaacaggaaaaaaaaggacaccTGAGTTAGGCAGCCTGCATAGGTGATAGACTTGCTGTGCGTTTGAATGTTCACCAGCATCTTGGGGATTGTCGTGGTGCTGAAACCAATATCAGCCAAGGAcaggttggagaggaagaagtacatgggcaTGTGGAGGTGGGAGTCAGAGCTGACAGCCAGGATGATGAGCAGGTTCCCAAGCAAGGTGACCAGGTACATGGACAAGAAGAGCCCAAAGAGAATGGGCTCCAGTTCTGGATCATCTGAGAGGCCCAGGAGAAGGAACTCTGAGACAGCTGTTAGATTCTGTGGTTCCAGGCAGGTGGGACACCTCTCAAAAGAGAAGAGAGtgttgaataaacaaaacaagtatAGAGACACCCAGCTAAATGCACCTATTTTGATTCAAGCAATTTGCGCTTCCCAGCGTACATCCCAGTACCTTCAGCAACATTTCTCAATTGTAAACTCTTCTTAGAACTCTTTCCTTACTGCTGTCTGAGCTATTTACCTGTTTCTATATTTACCCACTATGAAGACATTGAGCCAAATAATGTTAGAGAAGCatgcaaatatacaaatatagaaatGCCTAATTATACTTGGCTTCAGAACTCATATTTGTTGCCAGTAAAAACAGTTTTCTTGCTTTCCCTGCATGATCCCATTCCCCTGCATTTCAGCTGCCCTAAGACAAACACTGTGGTGAATGTGGtagatatattttcctttcaatgtTTCCATAATATTAGTACTGATTTATGCATCCAtaaacagttttcttaaaaacttacttaatactataataatatacatattgtTTCCTGAGTTCTCACCACAACAATGTGTTTTAAGTGTCTGTGGAGTATGTACATCTATTTCAAGCACTTCCAAAGTGGCATAGTATTACCTGACAGatgaactttattatttcttaatttcttattacaatattccttttttaaaaaaaattatttatttattctgagacaAACAGAGAAATAGAGTACAAGCagaaggaggtagagggagatAGAGATCCTTAAGCTggcttcacactgagcacagagcctgatgaggggctccatctaaggactctgagatcatgacctgagccaaaatcaagagttggacacataactgactgagccatctggatgtcccttattaaaatattcctaataAAATTCCTGTGCCCACCTCTTTATTACATATGAGAATTTCTATAATATATAGACTTAAAAGATGATAATATTGTGAAAAATCAATATATGTACAATTTTACTATTAATTATCCTGTTGTTTTTCTAATAGAAGGTATAGACAAAATCAACATCATGCTTTTATTATCAAGGTATAGAATCAGAATGGTCCCCAAAGTCTGTGTTCAAATGGTCTTTACATGATAAATACATGGGAAAGTACCTATCTTGGAtaaggaataatatttttatacatatttccaAAATAGGCTGCAAAATGCATTACTATTCATAGAAAATCTTATGATCTGTAATATTCATGTAGTAAAGGCCCTGGTGAACCAGTTATCCCATTTCCCTAATCACAGGTGAACTCACAGAATCCCAAGAGAAGGAATTCTTGGTCCTGTTTCTGTTTGCTCATCTGGAACTAAAGcacacttgaaaagaaaacaactattCTACACTGGTGGAGTgcacagagccctgggatggGAATCAGACTAAACATGGAGTA is part of the Mustela nigripes isolate SB6536 chromosome 2, MUSNIG.SB6536, whole genome shotgun sequence genome and encodes:
- the LOC132009613 gene encoding olfactory receptor 7D4-like; translation: MVARNQTSASEFLLLGFSQDSVPQPLLFGLYLSMDLVTVLGNLLIFLAISCDSHLHTPMYFFFSNLSFADISFFSTMVPKMLMNIQTQSKSISYAGCITQMYFFMVFGGMDTFLLTGMGYDRLVAICHPLHYPVIMNPQLCGLLVLMSWFISLSYSLTQSLLILQLSFCINWVIPLFYCELAKALRLACPDTLVNHVLLYIVTSLLGVIPFSGILFSYTLITSSILRIPSTNGKYNAFSIGASHLSVVSLFYGTGLGVYLSSDASSWRGMIASVMYTVVTPMLNPIVYTLLNRDIRRALQTVLQRTIYVQ
- the LOC132009614 gene encoding olfactory receptor 7E178-like; this encodes MTLGAFSWVSLYLFCLFNTLFSFERCPTCLEPQNLTAVSEFLLLGLSDDPELEPILFGLFLSMYLVTLLGNLLIILAVSSDSHLHMPMYFFLSNLSLADIGFSTTTIPKMLVNIQTHSKSITYAGCLTQVSFFFLFGCLDNLLLAVMAYDRFVAICHPLNYSVIMNPCFCSLLVLMSVFGSLLESQIHFLMVSQLTFCTNVEIHHFFCDAPQLFHLACSDISIHTILMYFIGAIFGGVPLSGIFCSYTRIVSSILRIPSTGGKYKAFSTCSSHLLIVCLFYGTGLGVYLSSSISPSLQKGAVASVMYTVVTPMLNPFIYSLRNKDIKRALWGMISRIL